In the Gymnogyps californianus isolate 813 chromosome 3, ASM1813914v2, whole genome shotgun sequence genome, one interval contains:
- the NAA20 gene encoding N-alpha-acetyltransferase 20 — MLWVFAVTGEAEGSVPREEWHGRVTALSVAPEFRRLGLAAKLMELLEGISEKKGGFFVDLFVRVSNQVAVNMYKQLGYSVYRAVLEYYSASSGEPDEDAYACHFLSVQLSFMQRRIPIDNIAAERDEGHQTIRACPEEGHQDGERSRGQDLRGARRAGYEKSSFQRYGEEIDYTSASSCETRRF; from the exons ATGCTCTGGGTGTTCGCAGTAACGGGTGAAGCGGAAGGCTCAGTGCCTAGGGAGGAGTGGCATGGCCGTGTTACTGCGCTCTCTGTTGCACCAGAATTTCGACGGCTGGGCTTGGCCGCTAAATTGATGGAACTACTGGAAGGAATTTCAGAAAA aaagggtGGATTTTTCGTCGATCTCTTTGTGAGAGTATCAAATCAGGTTGCGGTAAATATGTATAAGCAACTGGGCTACAGTGTGTACCGGGCGGTGTTAGAGTACTACTCTGCTAGCAGTGGAGAGCCAGATGAAGATGCTTATG CCTGCCATTTCCTTTCCGTTCAGCTGAGTTTCATGCAGCGTCGCATTCCAATTGATAACATTGCTGCTGAACGAGAtgaaggacatcaaactattcgagcgtgtccagaggagggccaccaagatggtgaaaggtctcgagggcaagacttgcGAGGAGCGAGAAGAGCAGG ATACGAGAAAAGCTCTTTCCAGAGATATGGAGAAGAAATCGATTATACCTCTGCCTCATCCTGTGAGACCAGAAGATTCTGA